AGCATCAAAGCTGGAAAGAATGTTACATTAATCGACATGATTAATCGGCCTCTGGGCAACTACCTAGATACCGAATTAACAGATATTTTATCAAAAGAATTGACTAGCAAAGGCGTTCAAGTTGTCACTGGCGCTAAGATTGAATGCTATGAAGGGACTGAATCGGTTTCTGCTGTTAAGACCAACGATGCAGAATATCCTAGTGACTTGATCATTCAAGCTGTTGGAGTTAAACCTAATACTGATTGGTTAAAGGGAACGGTTGAACTAGATAAGCGCGGGTGGATTAAAACTGACAAATATTTGAGAACTAATCTGCCTGATGTCTATGCCATAGGTGATGCGGTGTTGGCCTATTCAATTCCTGCTCAGAGGAACATGCCGATAGCTTTAGCCACGGTTGCCCGACGTGAAGCCCGTTATGTAGTGGAACACATCTTTGAGAACACACCGTCTATGCCATTTTCAGGAGTGGTCGGCTCATCAGCATTAAGTGTTTTCGACTATCACTTTGCCACATCAGGTCTGAATATGACCACAGCCCAAAAGGCCGATATTAAGATTAACACATCTTTTTACAAAGACACTTTACGTCCAGCTTATGTCCCTATGGAGAAGGGAAATACAGAGGTCTACGTAGAGCTGGATTACAATCCAAACACTCATCAACTATTAGGTGGTGCTGTATTGTCAACTTATGATATCACTGCCCAAGGTAATGTTATTTCATTAGCCATCCAACAAGGATTAAAACTGGAAGATTTAGCCGAAGCTGACTTTTTCTTCCAGCCAGGCTTTGACCGACAGTGGAGCCTATTGAACTTAGCAGCCCAACGTGCTCTTGGTGAACTTGAGTTTACAAAATAGAAATTGTAACGACCACTTATAACTTGCTGTTTAGGATCACGAATAAATCAAAAAGAGGCTGTGACATAAGTCTCCACAAATAAGACGGTCTAGTGAGAATCTTCGGATTCTCACTAGACCGCCTTTTGATATAATGGAAAATAAAAAAGGCATCGGCCACACCCGATACCCACAGATTATCCCCGAAAGGACATCTAAATATGCAAGACTATTATGGTGGATTGTAAAATTAATCCGAACGCTGTTCGGATTAATTTTACAATCTACCATAACTGCTATACTAAAAGTGAAAAGAAGAGGAGTGATCGTTTTGAAATTGTATCAAAGCCTTACCCAAGTCCAAATCAACGAACAATTCGCTGGTCAAGCAACCGGCTACAAGCTTTCCACGACCCTTGATAAGCCGCTGAACTACGATCCAACGATTCTCTATCAGTATTTGGATACCGTCCTGAAACCGGGCAGTCGCCACGACGAAAACAACTTGCGCTACGTGACTGATCCGGGCTATATCGGCGAAAACTTTAATTACCAAAGCGTCCCGTTTACTTCGCACATGACCGAATTCGACGAGAAGATGGCCTTCGCACGCAAACTGGTGTCCGACCTTAATCGTCATTTATCTGTCAACATCAAACCGGAAGATGAAACTATCGAACTGGTCTTTGTTGACTAAAGCAACCGTGTTGCCCTCCTTTCCTAGTCGCGATGCTTCTCTCCTGATCATTTGCGGCTAAGTACCCAGTCAAGCATGCTTAGTTGCAACAAAAATGACCGTCTACTTTTTGGTAGGCGGTCATTTTTGTTGCAACTAAGCACGAATTCGCAGCTATACCGCTTTCTTCGCGACTTCCTTTGGTAACGTCAACGCCAACAGCAAGCCAATCAGGCCCACGCCAGCAAACACAGCGAAGGTAACAGCAAAACCGCCAGCATGACTTCGCAGCGTGTTTTGCATGCCCTCCAACAACACTGTGGCGAACATGACACCGGCAGAACCGAATAACTGACGAGCCGTCGTTGTGACCGCAGTGCCATCTGCCACAAGCTCATTCGGCAAGGCATTCGCGCCAGCCGTCACTGAAGGCATCATCACAAAGGCATTGCCGGCTTCAGTCGCCATCGCCAACATAATTGCCCCAATCAGTGGTAAATGATGGGCAAAGACTGCTAACAGACCAAAGCCGCCAGTAATCAACAACATGCCAATCATGGCCACGACACGCGGTCCAATGCGATCCAGTAGGCGCCCGCTAATTGGATTCAAAATACTCAGCAACACCGCAGCTGGCACTAAGGACAAGCCAGAAATCAACGGTGACAAACCAAGTAGCGTTTGAAAGTAAAGCGGCATCAGAATGGTGGTGACAATCAAACCGACGTATGAAATTCCAGTCATAAACACTGCTTTAGTAAATATACCAGTGGCAAAAACTCGCATTTGCAACATTGGTGGTTGGCGATTCAATTGCCGAACAACGAAAATACCAGCTGCCAGAACGCCTAAAATCAACAAACTAACCACGCCAACAGTTAAACCTTTTTTCGACAAAGCACCCAAGGCATAAAGTAGAATTGGAAAACTTGCGGATAAAAGGAAGGAGACCCAGTCCAGTTGCGTCGGTTGCAATGGCATGACAGACGCAATGGTCACCGTTGAAACGGCCAGCACAAGCAGCGAAACGACCAAGAAGAACAAGAATAAAGCCTGCCAAGGGAACCATGTCAGTAAAACACCGGAAATAATCGGACCGACTGCCAAGGCTGAGCCCATGACCAATCCCGCCGTGCCCATCACCCGACCACGCTCACTATGCGGCGTAATCGTCAGCAACACGGTCTGGAAACTCGGGAAAATAATCCCGACCGCAATCGCTTCAAGCAACCGGCCAATCATGAGCACGGTAAAACTCGGTGCCCAGATACATAAGCCTGTCCCAATGGCAAAAATGAGTTCAATCGCTTGGAAAAGCCGTTGGAAAGTAACATTATGCAACAGCCATGGGCTAACCGGAATCATCAAGGTCATCACCAACATAAAGCCGGTTGTCAGCCAAGCAACTGTATCCGCTCCTAAACCAAAAGCTTTCATAAAAGCAGGATAAGCGGTGCTTAAAGAAGACTGAGAAATTGACATCGAAAAGGTACCTGTCAGTAACGTGGCGACAAAAGCCCCGCGA
Above is a window of Lactiplantibacillus paraplantarum DNA encoding:
- a CDS encoding FAD-dependent oxidoreductase produces the protein MSKTKVIVVGASHGGHQSVLELTHKYSNLDIKLFEAGDFISFMSCGMELYLENSVTSINDVRNFKPADLEKFGTEVYANHEVTKINPENKQVTVKDLRSGKIQSYDYDKLILSSGVTPNDLPVPGHELKNVYSMRGKDWAEKIKAKLSDPDVKNITVIGAGYIGVEAAEASIKAGKNVTLIDMINRPLGNYLDTELTDILSKELTSKGVQVVTGAKIECYEGTESVSAVKTNDAEYPSDLIIQAVGVKPNTDWLKGTVELDKRGWIKTDKYLRTNLPDVYAIGDAVLAYSIPAQRNMPIALATVARREARYVVEHIFENTPSMPFSGVVGSSALSVFDYHFATSGLNMTTAQKADIKINTSFYKDTLRPAYVPMEKGNTEVYVELDYNPNTHQLLGGAVLSTYDITAQGNVISLAIQQGLKLEDLAEADFFFQPGFDRQWSLLNLAAQRALGELEFTK
- a CDS encoding MFS transporter, with amino-acid sequence MHSPTIKHRGAFVATLLTGTFSMSISQSSLSTAYPAFMKAFGLGADTVAWLTTGFMLVMTLMIPVSPWLLHNVTFQRLFQAIELIFAIGTGLCIWAPSFTVLMIGRLLEAIAVGIIFPSFQTVLLTITPHSERGRVMGTAGLVMGSALAVGPIISGVLLTWFPWQALFLFFLVVSLLVLAVSTVTIASVMPLQPTQLDWVSFLLSASFPILLYALGALSKKGLTVGVVSLLILGVLAAGIFVVRQLNRQPPMLQMRVFATGIFTKAVFMTGISYVGLIVTTILMPLYFQTLLGLSPLISGLSLVPAAVLLSILNPISGRLLDRIGPRVVAMIGMLLITGGFGLLAVFAHHLPLIGAIMLAMATEAGNAFVMMPSVTAGANALPNELVADGTAVTTTARQLFGSAGVMFATVLLEGMQNTLRSHAGGFAVTFAVFAGVGLIGLLLALTLPKEVAKKAV